Sequence from the Streptomyces peucetius genome:
GGTGAAAGCCTGCGCCGCACCCTCGGCGTCAGCCGCCGCCGTTTCCTCAGCACCTGCACCGCCGCCGCTGCCGCGGCGGTCGCCGCCCCCGTCTTCGGCGCCTCGCCCGCCCTGGCGGCGGACACGGCGGACGACAGAGCCGCGGACCACGGACGCTCGGCGCTGGTTCCGCCGCACAAGCGCGGCATCATCCTCTACACGGTCCGCGACGCGACGGGCCGCGATCCGCTGTCGACCGATCTGCCGTCCGGTTTCCGTGAGGTCTTCAAGGAGCTGTCCCGCCACGGCTACCAGCAGGTGGAGTTCGCCGGCTACCGCCAGCACGCCAACGCCCCCGATGGCGCGAACCTGGAGACCGTCGAGGGCGCAAAGCTCCTGCGGTCGTGGCTGGACGAGTACGGGCTGCGGGCGCAGGGCAACCACGGCTTCATTCCGGGCTCCTGGCCGCTGACCCCCTCCGACCTGGACCGGTTCAAGCAGTCCCTGGAGATCGCCAACATCCTCGGCATGGGCCACATGGGCACCGGCGGCGACCCCACCGGCAGCTCGTACCGGGCCGACTGGGACGTCGCCGCCGACAAGTGGAACGCCCTCGGTGCCATCGCCCGCAGTGAGGGCGTCAAGCTCTACACCCACAACCACGACTCGGCGTACGGCTTCCTGCTCGACGGCGGACCGCTCGACGACCAGGGCCGGCCGACCCGCAGTTCGGGCATCCGCAAGCTGGAGTACTTCCTCCAGGTCACCGACCCGCACGTCGTCTGGCTGGAGATGGACATCTACTGGGCGCACGTGGCCCAGTACAAGTTCCACACCTACACCGCCCACGACGGCTCACAGCGGGAGCAGGTCTTCGACCCGGCGGGTCTGGTGGCCCGGCACAATGTGCGCTATCCGCTGTTCCACGCCAAGGACGGCACGGTCAACACCCAGAACGGCCAGGGCTACGACATGGTGACGTTCGGCGAGGGCGACATCGACTACCGCACGTTCTTCCGGCGGGTGGGGGCGAAAAACTACCACAACCCGATGATCGAGCACGACGGCGCACCGAGCGCCACGGTCCCTGGGCAGTCCCTCGAGGTCGCCCGGAAGAGCTACCTCAACCTCGCGGCGCTGCGCGCCCGCCGCTGACCCGGCGGCGGCCCACCCGGTGGCCTGGGGTCCACCGGGCGGGCCGCCGTCCAGCCGTTCTGCCCGGTTCGGCGCCCCGGCCTCGATCCTCCGGGCGGCCTCGACCGCCTCGGCGGCCAGCGTCAGGTCCACCTCCGGGTCCCGGCTGCGGTAGCTCATCGAGAGGAGCACGTCGACCAGCTTCGGCAAATACGCCTTCGGGTACACCTCCGCCAGAACCCGGTAGGCGTGGACCTGTTCGAGCATGCTCAGTCGACCGGAACCCAGCAGCAGCACGCGGGCCCGCAGCACCGCGTCGTGATCGATCTTCTCCATGTTCCCCCTGTCTCCGGGCTATTCGAGAAAGGGATTCTGGGAGTCGGGGAGTGGCTCGGACAAGGCTCACGAACTGTGCGTTCCGTCCTACGAAAAGCGCCGCTGACCTGTCATGATGGACATGCTCCCGTAGTAGTCCACCGGATGCGTGGGCGGCAGGGCCGGAACCCGCTCACCAGCACGTCGTCTCATTCCATGAGGACGGCCGGCAGCCACCGGGCTTCATGGCCTCCCAGCCTGTGATCCCGCATCGAGGAGTACTCCTTGTGACGATGAGGCGGGAGAACACGGCGAGGCCCTGCACGACCTCGAGCGGGAAGCTCGGGTCGATGCGGATGACGGACCGCACGCCGCCCCAGTAGTCGTATGCCACGGCCTTGCGACCGCCGACCACGATGCCGATGGGCTCGGTGCGTCATGGTGCTCTCTCATCCCTGCGCCTGATGTGACGAACCGCTTGCGGGCTGGAGGGCGAGCATCGGCCCAAGGTGATCGATGGTGGGGTCCGCCACCGAATTGGACACCCCGCAGGGCGGCGCGAACTGCCGCGTCGTCAAGTCCATGCACCGGTACGCCGCCACCAGCTTCCAGAGGGCCCGCAGGCGCAGCCCGGTGAACGGGCTGTCCAGACACTTCAGGCGCGCAGGAAGTCAATTCGTTGCGCTGACTCCGTGTGTAGCCTGTCGATCTGTTCGAACGGATGAGGGGAGTTGAGGGTGGACGCGGAACGCCGGCGCGTGGGCATCCGTCTCCCCGAGGGGTCTTGGTGGGACTGGGACGTTATTGCCTGGGACGCCGCTGAGCTTCGGCTGGCGGCCGCGCATGATCTCACCTACTACCACGGCTTGGAGTTGGTCTTCGGGGACCCGACTCTTGTCAGCTGCCCGGCAAAATTCCTCGACCCGGTGTTCCGCGCGCCGACGAGCGAGGAGTTCGCGAGAGTCGCCCGCCAGATCGGTGAAGAACCGCCTGTCCTTGTCGCCTTCGAGGCGGATGCGGGTGGGCCGGAGCCGGTCTCGTGTCTCATCGCGGCGGAACGGATCGAGGTCGTGCAGGAAATCGTTTTGCGGTACTGGCGCGACGACGTAACTCCTGGTCAGCGCTTCGCACCGTGGGTGGTCCAGCCCCCGACGCCGCAGGCGGGCCAACCGGCGACCACCAGGACAGACGCAGGTGGGAGGGCAACGTCCTCGTCGAAGCGGCGGCCGTGCCGGAGGCATTGGTAGAGCTGCCCGATCATGCGGTTTTCAAAAGGGTTCCGCTGGCCGGCTGCGTGCCAGCCGCCCAGCAGGTTTAGCAGGTCGGTCAGCCGGTCGCGAAGGGAGTCGAGATCGGTGAGGGCGGCGACCACGGCCGTGGGCAGCGTCGAGTTTTCCATTGCGAGCTCCATATGGCTTCGTGAACGAATCCGTATGGAGGGAGATCAAGTCGGCCTCAGCATGCACTTCCTGGAAGCCTGCTGAACGGGATGAAGCCGAGGAACGCGCGTGCCTCGAGGTTGTGCTGCGTCAGCCCTGTGTCATCGCGCATCGTTGGACCTCCGGCAGACGCCAGGATCCGGTGCGGAAAACTCGGGGCAAGAGCGGGCGTCACCGTTGTTCGATGTATCCCGATCTTGTGGCAGTCGAAACAGAACGTCGCTTTGAACGAGGCCCGGTCGAGGAAGCTCGCGTACGCGCGGATTCCCTGGCCACGCGGCGTCGTGTGAACCGCGCTGTGGATCGCGGCCGTCGGGCCGATGGTGACCCGGTCCGGATCCGCGCAAGTCGGGAGACAAAAGACGCTACCGACCGGTAGTAAGAACGTCGCCTGCCGTCCATCATTAAGCGCGAGCATGTCAACTCGTTCGGTCGACCCGGGCCGGACGGGCTACCTGAGCTGCCTCCACACCCAGGAGAACCCCCCATGCGTGCACGCATCTGGACGGTCCGCACCACCGCGACCGCCGCCGCCCTGACGTTCGTCGCGGCCCTCCCCGTCGGCTCCGCCCACGCCGAGACCACACAGGCCGCAACGGCCGCGCAGACGCAGAGCGTCGACTACGGCACCTGGCTGCGCGATGTCGCCGCCGTCGTCGACGAGGCCCGGCCCTACATCGAACAGCGCACCGCCGACGCCGACGGCGAGAAGCAGGCGATCGTCCTCGACATCGACAACACCTCGCTGGAGACGCACTTCCACCCCTTCTGGGAGCTGCCCACGCCGGCCATCGAGCGGATGCGCGAACTCGCCCGCTACGCCGACTCCCGCGGCGTCGCCGTCTTCTTCGTCACCGCGCGCCCCGGCATCATCCACTCCCTCACGGACTGGAACCTGAAGCGGGTCGGCTACCCGGTCGACGGCCTCTACGTCCGCGATCTGCCCGACCTGTTCAACGAGGTC
This genomic interval carries:
- a CDS encoding sugar phosphate isomerase/epimerase family protein → MTAFNDESATGESLRRTLGVSRRRFLSTCTAAAAAAVAAPVFGASPALAADTADDRAADHGRSALVPPHKRGIILYTVRDATGRDPLSTDLPSGFREVFKELSRHGYQQVEFAGYRQHANAPDGANLETVEGAKLLRSWLDEYGLRAQGNHGFIPGSWPLTPSDLDRFKQSLEIANILGMGHMGTGGDPTGSSYRADWDVAADKWNALGAIARSEGVKLYTHNHDSAYGFLLDGGPLDDQGRPTRSSGIRKLEYFLQVTDPHVVWLEMDIYWAHVAQYKFHTYTAHDGSQREQVFDPAGLVARHNVRYPLFHAKDGTVNTQNGQGYDMVTFGEGDIDYRTFFRRVGAKNYHNPMIEHDGAPSATVPGQSLEVARKSYLNLAALRARR
- a CDS encoding HAD family acid phosphatase, whose product is MRARIWTVRTTATAAALTFVAALPVGSAHAETTQAATAAQTQSVDYGTWLRDVAAVVDEARPYIEQRTADADGEKQAIVLDIDNTSLETHFHPFWELPTPAIERMRELARYADSRGVAVFFVTARPGIIHSLTDWNLKRVGYPVDGLYVRDLPDLFNEVSAYKTEKRAEIEAKGYTIIANIGNNTTDLVGGHAERTFKLPDYDGQLS